A window from candidate division WOR-3 bacterium encodes these proteins:
- a CDS encoding VWA domain-containing protein — protein sequence MTFAHPWFFLLLLLVPVLAWWMLAKRPGALIYSDISFLSSAPNRGRWLRLIPVALYSLALVGIITALARPQKGRQFQDVETRGIDIMLCLDISGSMQAEDFSPKNRLAVAKERAKEFIAKRTGDRIGLVVFSATSLTQCPLTLDRKILGDLIDRVDFGMLEDGTAIGMGLGSAVARLKDSKAKERVIILLTDGVNNTGDIDPITAAQTAASFGIKVYTIGVGSKGEVPFPVQYQVFGRVVTRYQRVKIDLDTETLQKIADITGGRFFLATDAAGLGLIYDEINRMEPTTFKVKQYTVHDEKAGLPLLFSVICFVLGAMVTGVVLRRLP from the coding sequence ATGACCTTTGCCCATCCCTGGTTTTTCCTGCTGCTACTACTGGTACCGGTGCTGGCCTGGTGGATGCTGGCCAAGCGGCCAGGGGCACTTATTTACAGCGACATTTCATTCCTGAGCAGTGCACCAAATCGGGGCCGCTGGCTTAGGCTGATACCGGTAGCACTCTACTCGCTGGCACTGGTTGGCATCATTACTGCACTGGCCCGACCGCAGAAAGGCCGGCAATTTCAGGACGTAGAAACAAGGGGCATAGATATAATGCTGTGTCTGGACATATCTGGCTCGATGCAGGCCGAAGACTTCTCGCCCAAGAACCGGCTGGCGGTGGCCAAAGAAAGGGCCAAGGAATTCATCGCCAAACGGACCGGGGATAGAATCGGACTTGTGGTGTTCTCAGCCACAAGCCTGACCCAATGTCCGCTCACGCTTGACCGAAAAATACTGGGAGATTTGATTGACCGGGTAGACTTCGGGATGCTCGAGGACGGAACCGCAATCGGTATGGGCCTTGGTTCGGCGGTCGCGCGACTCAAGGACTCCAAGGCCAAGGAGCGTGTTATCATACTGCTCACCGACGGCGTGAATAACACCGGCGACATTGACCCGATTACCGCAGCCCAGACTGCGGCCAGCTTTGGCATCAAGGTATATACCATCGGAGTAGGGTCCAAGGGTGAAGTGCCTTTCCCGGTGCAGTACCAGGTGTTCGGCCGCGTCGTGACGCGCTACCAGCGGGTAAAGATTGACCTGGATACCGAGACACTCCAGAAGATAGCAGACATCACCGGTGGCAGGTTCTTTCTGGCAACCGATGCGGCCGGACTCGGACTCATCTACGATGAGATTAACCGGATGGAACCCACCACATTCAAGGTGAAGCAGTACACAGTGCACGACGAGAAGGCTGGGTTGCCGCTGCTGTTTTCGGTCATCTGCTTTGTGCTCGGAGCGATGGTTACCGGCGTGGTATTACGGAGGCTTCCTTGA
- a CDS encoding VWA domain-containing protein, protein MVKWSEPTYLWLLLLVPVAAAGAIVSVALKRRQLARSIDVQLVPVLAASASSGFALLAQLLLVGSFAFLLLAAARPKWGEKLQLYKGRGIDVIIALDASKSMLAEDVKPNRLARAKAELSSLIDGLSGNAVAITAFAGDCYVMCPLTTDLDAAKMFLDIIEPDAMPVPGTDFGRAIDVSSSLFNPQEKNYKALILVTDGEDLGKNTAQAIQRAAEAGVRIFPVAFATPEGAPIPEYDERGNLRSYKKDKDGSTVLSRMNERQLILMARATEGRFLRVEGFSGERLLAELDAMRKKEIGGGSYAEYVERYQTFLIIALVLLIAGLGLSDRRGRWWPDLRVKIKTGHPAPGVGERK, encoded by the coding sequence TTGGTAAAGTGGTCTGAGCCGACTTACCTCTGGCTGCTCCTGCTTGTTCCGGTTGCGGCAGCGGGTGCCATTGTCTCGGTCGCGCTCAAGCGTCGGCAACTGGCGCGCTCAATTGACGTACAGCTTGTTCCAGTATTAGCGGCCAGTGCATCCAGTGGGTTTGCCTTACTGGCGCAACTCCTGCTCGTTGGTTCATTTGCGTTCCTGCTGCTGGCCGCGGCCCGGCCCAAATGGGGCGAGAAGCTCCAGTTGTACAAGGGCCGGGGGATTGACGTGATTATTGCCCTTGACGCTTCCAAGTCAATGTTAGCCGAGGACGTCAAACCCAATCGTTTGGCAAGAGCCAAGGCCGAGCTGTCGTCGCTGATAGACGGACTTTCGGGAAATGCAGTGGCAATCACCGCCTTTGCCGGTGACTGCTATGTGATGTGTCCACTGACTACGGACCTGGATGCAGCCAAGATGTTTCTGGACATAATTGAGCCGGATGCGATGCCGGTTCCAGGGACGGACTTCGGCCGGGCAATTGATGTGTCTTCATCCCTTTTCAATCCGCAGGAAAAGAACTACAAGGCGCTGATATTGGTGACCGACGGCGAAGACCTGGGTAAGAACACCGCCCAGGCCATCCAGCGCGCAGCCGAGGCCGGGGTGAGAATATTTCCAGTGGCATTTGCCACTCCTGAAGGAGCGCCAATTCCGGAATATGACGAACGCGGCAACCTGCGTTCCTATAAGAAGGACAAGGACGGCTCAACCGTGCTGTCGCGGATGAATGAGCGCCAGCTTATTCTGATGGCCCGGGCAACCGAGGGCCGTTTCCTTCGAGTCGAGGGATTCTCCGGTGAAAGGCTGCTGGCTGAACTGGATGCGATGCGGAAGAAGGAAATCGGCGGCGGCAGTTATGCCGAATATGTTGAACGATACCAGACATTTCTTATCATCGCCCTGGTGTTGCTCATTGCTGGGCTTGGTCTGTCCGATCGCCGAGGAAGGTGGTGGCCGGACCTGAGGGTCAAGATAAAGACCGGACATCCGGCACCTGGCGTCGGAGAGCGAAAATGA
- a CDS encoding tetratricopeptide repeat protein, whose protein sequence is MTKTATMRIFIIVALGMTVASADVGALMRKGNGLYARQKYEEAVEAYQQAEVLEPDATAIHYNLGNALYRLGKYQDAVSELELALTDKKPQRRANAMYNIGNTMFRAGQLDAAIRSYIAALVMNPADRQAKENLEFCLKKKQEQRQQPDSSKQDRQQSQQHQQQPQPQPQMSQDQAERVVQAVENKEKDQQQEQQKQLARQRRQVEKDW, encoded by the coding sequence ATGACCAAGACAGCAACGATGCGAATCTTTATCATTGTCGCCCTGGGTATGACCGTGGCATCAGCCGACGTCGGTGCGCTGATGCGAAAGGGAAACGGGCTCTATGCGCGGCAGAAGTACGAAGAAGCGGTAGAGGCATACCAGCAGGCCGAGGTGTTGGAGCCGGACGCAACCGCAATTCACTATAACCTCGGTAACGCACTGTACCGGCTTGGCAAATATCAGGACGCAGTATCCGAGCTTGAACTGGCCCTTACCGATAAGAAGCCCCAGCGTCGGGCAAATGCAATGTACAACATCGGCAACACAATGTTCCGGGCCGGCCAGCTGGATGCGGCAATAAGGTCGTACATTGCGGCCCTGGTAATGAATCCGGCGGATCGGCAGGCAAAGGAGAACCTGGAGTTTTGCCTGAAGAAGAAGCAAGAGCAGCGGCAGCAACCAGATTCGTCAAAACAGGACCGGCAGCAGAGTCAGCAGCATCAGCAGCAGCCTCAGCCCCAGCCACAGATGAGCCAAGACCAGGCGGAGCGGGTTGTTCAGGCGGTGGAGAATAAGGAGAAGGATCAGCAGCAGGAGCAGCAGAAGCAACTCGCACGCCAGCGGCGACAGGTGGAGAAAGATTGGTGA